A window of the Pseudomonas gozinkensis genome harbors these coding sequences:
- the glnE gene encoding bifunctional [glutamate--ammonia ligase]-adenylyl-L-tyrosine phosphorylase/[glutamate--ammonia-ligase] adenylyltransferase yields MTLPALAELPAILLPLVSRSEQSFRAAVGQLEDDLGFSSWTPERWAQFARVSAASDFVIEQSVRDPLMLLSLVQSGELDRPFAPGELCGQIAEAVSTAQTEDELGRALRRQRTRHQVRIIWRDLNRQADLVQTCRDLSDMADASIDQAYQWLYRRHCDQFGTPTGRRSGEPQQMVILGMGKLGAVELNLSSDIDLIFAYPEGGETVGVKRPLDNQEFFIRLGQRLIKALDPITVDGFVFRVDMRLRPYGSSGALVLSFNALEQYYQDQGRDWERYAMIKSRVVAGDQVAGEQLQEMLRPFVYRRYLDFSAIEALRTMKQLIQQEVRRKGMADNIKLGSGGIREVEFIAQAFQLIHGGRDLSLQQRPLLKVLSTLEGQGYLPPAVISELREGYEFLRYTEHAIQAIADRQTQMLPDSAQDQARIAFMLGFADWEAFHEKLMFWRGRVAWHFAQVIADPDEDEGVESEVVVGGEWLPLWEEAQDEEAACRQLEEGGFADATKALKALTSLRASPQLRAMQRLGRERLDAFIPRLLAQAVEHENPDLVLERVLPLVEAVARRSAYLVLLTENPGALRRLLTLCAASPWIAEQITRFPLLLDELLNEGRLFKPPLAPELAAELRERLTRIPEDDLEQQMEALRHFKLAHRLRVAASEIAGSLPLMKVSDYLTWLAEAILEQVLALAWRQTVAKYGTPLRTDGTLCDPGFIIVGYGKVGGIELGHGSDLDLVFIHDGDQQAETDGPKPIDGTQFFTRLGQRIIHLLTAQTNSGQLYEVDMRLRPSGASGLLVSSLGAFARYQENEAWTWEHQALVRARVLVGSKDVGQAFENVRAQVLGKARDLAKLQQEVSEMRAKMRDNLGSKSTAAGTAANAFEATAPFDLKQDAGGIVDIEFMVQYAALAWSQTHPPLLRWTDNIRILEELEQEGLMPAEDASLLREAYKAYRSAAHRQALQKDAGVISGDQFADERRQVMRIWRELGLS; encoded by the coding sequence ATGACCCTGCCCGCGCTTGCCGAACTGCCCGCCATTCTCCTGCCGTTGGTCAGCCGATCGGAGCAGTCGTTCCGTGCGGCTGTCGGTCAACTGGAAGACGATCTCGGCTTCTCGTCCTGGACGCCGGAACGCTGGGCGCAGTTCGCCCGCGTCAGTGCCGCCAGCGATTTCGTCATTGAACAGAGCGTTCGTGACCCTTTGATGTTGTTGTCGCTGGTGCAGTCCGGCGAGCTGGACCGGCCGTTCGCCCCCGGCGAATTGTGTGGGCAGATTGCAGAGGCGGTCAGCACCGCGCAGACCGAAGATGAACTCGGGCGAGCACTGCGCCGTCAGCGCACCCGGCATCAGGTGCGGATCATCTGGCGCGACCTCAACCGCCAGGCCGACCTGGTGCAGACCTGCCGCGATCTCTCGGACATGGCCGACGCCAGCATCGATCAGGCCTATCAATGGTTGTACCGTCGCCATTGCGACCAGTTCGGCACACCGACTGGCCGGCGCAGCGGCGAACCGCAGCAGATGGTCATCCTCGGCATGGGCAAGCTCGGCGCGGTGGAGCTGAACCTGTCCTCGGACATCGACCTGATCTTCGCCTACCCCGAGGGCGGCGAAACCGTCGGCGTGAAGCGCCCGCTGGATAACCAGGAATTCTTCATCCGCCTCGGCCAGCGCCTGATCAAGGCTCTCGACCCGATCACCGTCGACGGCTTCGTGTTCCGCGTCGACATGCGCCTGCGCCCGTACGGCTCGTCCGGCGCGCTGGTGCTGAGCTTCAATGCGCTGGAGCAGTATTACCAGGATCAGGGCCGCGACTGGGAACGCTACGCGATGATCAAGTCGCGGGTGGTGGCCGGCGATCAGGTGGCCGGCGAGCAGTTGCAGGAAATGCTGCGGCCGTTCGTGTACCGGCGCTATCTGGACTTCTCGGCGATCGAAGCGCTGCGCACCATGAAGCAGCTGATCCAGCAGGAAGTGCGGCGCAAGGGCATGGCCGACAACATCAAGCTTGGCTCGGGCGGTATCCGCGAAGTCGAGTTCATCGCCCAGGCCTTTCAACTGATTCACGGCGGTCGCGACCTGAGTCTGCAACAGCGCCCTCTATTAAAGGTGTTGAGCACGCTTGAAGGGCAGGGCTATCTGCCGCCGGCGGTGATCAGCGAGCTGCGCGAAGGTTACGAATTCCTGCGTTACACCGAACACGCGATCCAGGCGATTGCCGACCGCCAGACCCAGATGCTGCCGGACAGCGCTCAGGATCAGGCGCGCATTGCGTTCATGCTGGGTTTCGCCGACTGGGAGGCGTTCCACGAGAAGCTGATGTTCTGGCGCGGCCGAGTAGCCTGGCACTTCGCGCAAGTGATCGCCGATCCCGATGAGGACGAAGGCGTCGAGAGTGAAGTGGTGGTCGGTGGCGAATGGCTGCCGCTGTGGGAAGAGGCTCAGGACGAAGAAGCGGCCTGCCGCCAATTGGAGGAAGGCGGTTTCGCCGACGCGACCAAGGCCTTGAAGGCATTGACGAGCCTGCGTGCCAGCCCGCAGTTGCGGGCGATGCAGCGTCTGGGGCGCGAGCGTCTCGATGCCTTCATTCCGCGCCTGCTCGCCCAGGCGGTGGAGCATGAAAATCCCGATCTGGTGCTGGAGCGGGTGCTGCCGCTGGTCGAAGCGGTGGCCCGGCGCTCGGCTTATCTGGTACTGCTGACCGAAAACCCCGGCGCGCTGCGGCGTTTGCTGACGTTGTGTGCCGCCAGCCCGTGGATCGCCGAGCAGATCACCCGTTTCCCGCTGTTGCTCGATGAATTGCTTAACGAAGGCCGGCTGTTCAAGCCTCCGCTGGCGCCGGAACTGGCCGCCGAATTGCGCGAGCGCCTGACCCGGATCCCGGAAGACGACCTCGAACAACAGATGGAAGCCCTGCGCCATTTCAAACTGGCGCACCGCTTGCGCGTCGCCGCCTCGGAAATCGCCGGTAGCCTGCCATTGATGAAAGTCAGCGATTACCTGACCTGGCTGGCCGAAGCGATTCTGGAGCAAGTGCTGGCTCTGGCCTGGCGCCAGACTGTGGCCAAGTACGGCACACCGCTGCGCACCGACGGCACGCTGTGCGATCCCGGCTTCATCATTGTCGGTTATGGGAAAGTCGGCGGGATCGAGTTGGGGCATGGTTCGGACCTGGACCTGGTGTTCATCCACGATGGTGACCAGCAGGCCGAAACCGATGGCCCGAAACCCATCGATGGCACGCAGTTCTTCACCCGGCTCGGCCAGCGGATCATCCACTTGCTGACGGCGCAGACCAACTCCGGTCAGTTGTACGAAGTGGACATGCGCTTGCGTCCGTCCGGGGCGTCCGGGCTGTTGGTCAGTTCGCTCGGCGCGTTTGCGCGCTATCAGGAAAATGAAGCCTGGACCTGGGAACATCAGGCGCTGGTGCGGGCGCGGGTGCTGGTGGGCAGCAAGGATGTCGGGCAGGCGTTCGAGAATGTCCGGGCCCAGGTGTTGGGCAAGGCGCGGGACCTCGCGAAACTGCAACAGGAAGTGAGCGAGATGCGCGCCAAGATGCGCGACAACCTCGGCAGCAAGAGCACCGCCGCCGGCACCGCGGCGAATGCCTTCGAGGCCACGGCGCCGTTCGACCTCAAGCAGGACGCCGGAGGTATCGTCGATATTGAATTTATGGTGCAATACGCGGCTCTGGCGTGGTCGCAAACCCACCCGCCGTTGCTGCGCTGGACGGACAATATCCGCATTCTGGAAGAGCTGGAGCAGGAAGGGCTGATGCCTGCCGAAGACGCCAGCCTGTTGCGCGAGGCCTACAAGGCCTATCGTTCCGCCGCCCACCGGCAGGCCTTGCAGAAGGACGCCGGGGTGATATCGGGCGATCAGTTCGCGGACGAACGGCGGCAGGTGATGCGGATCTGGCGTGAGCTGGGGCTAAGCTGA